From the genome of Variovorax sp. RA8, one region includes:
- a CDS encoding type II toxin-antitoxin system prevent-host-death family antitoxin gives MQVTATEAKNRFGYYLGQAEREPVHIMKNDRVAGVIVSAARFAELEAAEQQKSMAKRRRDFNGTYKEWIASQNDLVERIGVFGEEFRPW, from the coding sequence ATGCAAGTGACAGCGACTGAAGCCAAGAACCGATTCGGCTACTACCTGGGGCAAGCTGAGCGCGAGCCCGTGCACATCATGAAGAACGACCGCGTTGCCGGCGTGATCGTCTCGGCGGCCCGTTTTGCTGAACTTGAAGCGGCCGAACAGCAGAAGTCGATGGCAAAGCGTCGTCGCGATTTCAACGGCACCTACAAGGAGTGGATTGCGTCCCAGAACGATCTGGTGGAGCGCATTGGTGTCTTTGGCGAAGAGTTCAGGCCTTGGTAG
- a CDS encoding MBL fold metallo-hydrolase, whose product MSQTKVFASQADLEEKKITFSQISEHAWAYTAEGDPNTGIIIGDDAVLVADTQATPAMAADVVRRIREVTDKPIKYVVLTHYHAVRVLGASAYKPQEILASQDTYDLIVERGEADKASEIGRFPRLFQNVETVPPGMTWPTITFSGKMTVWLGKLEVQLIQLGRGHTKGDTVVWLPGEKALLSGDLVEFDATPYAGDAYFQDWPKTLDNIAALGPKALVPGRGAALTTPEEVAKGLAGTRSFIADVYESVQAGVKAGRDLNAVYQETYAKLKPKYSQWVIFDHCMPFDVSRAYDEASGHRDPRVWTAERDVEMWKALEG is encoded by the coding sequence ATGAGCCAGACCAAGGTTTTCGCCAGCCAGGCCGACCTGGAAGAAAAGAAGATCACCTTCAGCCAGATCTCCGAGCACGCCTGGGCCTACACCGCCGAGGGCGACCCCAACACCGGCATCATCATCGGCGACGACGCCGTGCTGGTGGCCGACACGCAGGCCACGCCCGCCATGGCGGCCGACGTGGTCCGCCGCATCCGCGAGGTGACCGACAAGCCCATCAAGTACGTGGTGCTCACGCACTATCACGCGGTGCGCGTGCTTGGTGCGAGCGCCTACAAGCCGCAGGAAATCCTGGCCAGCCAGGACACCTACGACTTGATCGTGGAGCGCGGCGAGGCCGACAAGGCCAGCGAGATCGGGCGCTTCCCGCGCCTGTTCCAGAACGTCGAGACCGTGCCCCCGGGCATGACCTGGCCCACCATCACCTTCAGCGGCAAGATGACCGTGTGGCTGGGCAAGCTGGAAGTCCAGCTGATCCAGCTCGGCCGCGGCCACACCAAGGGCGACACCGTGGTCTGGCTGCCGGGCGAGAAGGCCCTGCTGTCGGGCGACCTGGTCGAGTTCGACGCCACGCCCTATGCCGGCGACGCCTATTTCCAGGACTGGCCCAAGACGCTGGACAACATCGCCGCGCTGGGCCCCAAGGCGCTGGTGCCCGGTCGCGGCGCCGCGCTCACCACGCCCGAAGAGGTGGCCAAGGGCCTGGCCGGCACACGCAGCTTCATCGCCGATGTCTACGAGAGCGTGCAGGCCGGCGTGAAGGCCGGGCGCGACCTCAACGCCGTGTACCAGGAGACCTACGCGAAGCTGAAGCCGAAGTACAGCCAGTGGGTGATCTTCGACCACTGCATGCCCTTCGACGTGAGCCGCGCCTACGACGAAGCCTCGGGCCACCGCGATCCGCGCGTGTGGACGGCCGAGCGGGACGTCGAGATGTGGAAGGCCCTGGAAGGCTGA
- a CDS encoding CcdB family protein has product MAQFDVYPNPSKHQRADIPWIVDIQSDLLSALTTRLVVPLALRKHMPPALPRVLCPALHWGGETLVALPHMAAPIRIRDLGSPKGNLKLEASALAGAIDAVISGI; this is encoded by the coding sequence ATGGCCCAGTTCGACGTCTACCCCAATCCATCGAAGCATCAACGCGCCGACATCCCGTGGATTGTCGACATCCAGAGTGATCTGCTGTCCGCACTTACGACACGGCTGGTGGTTCCGCTGGCGCTTCGCAAGCACATGCCGCCCGCTTTGCCACGTGTCCTTTGCCCCGCCCTGCATTGGGGGGGTGAAACGTTGGTCGCGTTGCCGCACATGGCTGCGCCGATTCGCATCAGGGATCTGGGCTCTCCCAAAGGCAACTTGAAGTTGGAGGCCAGCGCGCTTGCCGGCGCCATCGACGCCGTCATCAGCGGTATTTGA
- a CDS encoding DUF2783 domain-containing protein — protein MKKDELITAPNLDAPDDFYEALLAAHEGLSTEESHAFNARLVLVLANHIGSLAVLKRALAAATQPPRGDTPRT, from the coding sequence ATGAAGAAGGACGAGCTGATCACCGCCCCGAACCTGGACGCCCCCGACGACTTCTACGAGGCCCTGCTGGCGGCGCACGAAGGCCTGAGCACCGAGGAAAGCCACGCCTTCAATGCGCGCCTGGTACTGGTGCTGGCCAACCACATCGGCTCGCTGGCCGTGCTGAAGCGCGCGCTCGCGGCGGCGACGCAACCCCCCCGGGGCGACACACCCCGCACTTGA
- a CDS encoding GFA family protein, giving the protein MKYTGSCHCGRIAFEVEGEIQGAMACNCSMCQRKGSLLWFVPHEKLVLKTPPEDMSTYLFNKHVISHRFCPVCGIHPFGEGTDPKGNKMAAINIRCLEGIDLESVPVQHFDGRSK; this is encoded by the coding sequence ATGAAATACACAGGCAGCTGTCATTGCGGCCGGATCGCGTTCGAAGTCGAGGGCGAGATCCAGGGCGCGATGGCGTGCAATTGCTCGATGTGCCAGCGCAAGGGCTCGCTGTTGTGGTTCGTGCCACACGAGAAGCTCGTGCTCAAGACCCCGCCCGAGGACATGAGCACCTACCTGTTCAACAAGCACGTGATCTCGCACCGCTTCTGCCCGGTGTGCGGCATCCATCCCTTCGGCGAGGGCACCGATCCCAAGGGCAACAAGATGGCGGCCATCAACATCCGATGCCTCGAGGGTATCGATCTCGAATCGGTCCCGGTGCAGCATTTCGACGGGCGCTCGAAGTGA
- a CDS encoding GFA family protein: MTTPSYPIEGGCTCGAVRYRMTTRPLFVHCCHCRWCQRETGSAFALNAMIEADRLQRLQGEPELVLTPSLSGKGQKIARCPHCRVALWSHYAGAGEAVCFVRVGTLDMPDHLPPDIHIFTTSKQPWVQLPPGVPAVPEYYRSAEQWPADSLERGRALKAARAAATGG, encoded by the coding sequence ATGACTACCCCTTCCTACCCGATCGAAGGCGGCTGCACCTGCGGGGCCGTGCGCTACCGCATGACAACGCGGCCGCTCTTCGTCCACTGCTGCCATTGCCGCTGGTGCCAGCGCGAGACCGGCAGCGCCTTCGCCCTCAACGCGATGATCGAGGCCGACCGCCTGCAGCGGCTGCAGGGCGAGCCCGAGCTGGTGCTCACGCCCTCGCTGAGCGGCAAGGGCCAGAAGATCGCGCGCTGCCCGCACTGCCGGGTCGCGCTCTGGAGCCACTACGCCGGCGCCGGCGAGGCGGTGTGCTTCGTGCGCGTCGGCACGCTCGACATGCCCGACCACCTGCCGCCCGACATCCACATCTTTACGACGTCCAAGCAGCCCTGGGTGCAGCTGCCGCCCGGCGTGCCCGCGGTGCCCGAGTACTACCGCAGCGCGGAGCAGTGGCCGGCCGACAGCCTGGAGCGCGGCAGGGCGCTGAAGGCCGCGCGGGCCGCCGCCACCGGCGGCTGA
- a CDS encoding IclR family transcriptional regulator: MATDNSDRAQRGIQSIEVGGQLLRALVHHGRPMALKDLAREAEMSPAKAHPYLVSFSRLGLIEQDRASGHYLLGPLALQLGLISLQQADPVHVATPLVAGLAQEIGHTTAIAVWGDRGATIVRVAESPAALHVSMRHGTVFSLTSTASGRLFAAYLDTEVVKRMLEKERRREKGSARPERHVGMPPAPPLPDWKAFETQLHAVREHGMSRSDGEIVPGVSAMSAPVFDHTGAIALAITAIGTTAVFDTSWEGPVAQALKRCAGEVSQRLGAARR, from the coding sequence ATGGCCACTGACAACAGCGATCGCGCGCAGCGCGGCATCCAGAGCATCGAGGTAGGCGGCCAGCTGCTGCGCGCACTGGTGCACCACGGCCGGCCGATGGCGCTGAAGGACCTGGCCCGGGAGGCCGAGATGTCGCCCGCCAAGGCGCATCCCTACCTGGTCAGCTTCAGCCGGCTCGGGCTGATCGAGCAGGACCGCGCCAGTGGCCACTATCTGCTCGGTCCGCTCGCCTTGCAACTGGGGCTGATCAGCCTGCAGCAGGCCGATCCGGTGCACGTCGCCACGCCGCTGGTGGCGGGACTGGCGCAGGAGATCGGCCACACCACGGCGATCGCGGTGTGGGGCGACCGCGGCGCCACCATCGTGCGGGTGGCCGAATCGCCGGCCGCCCTGCATGTGAGCATGCGGCACGGCACGGTGTTCTCGCTGACCAGTACCGCGTCGGGCCGGCTGTTCGCCGCCTACCTCGACACCGAGGTGGTCAAGCGCATGCTGGAGAAGGAGCGGCGGCGCGAGAAAGGCAGCGCCCGGCCGGAGCGCCACGTGGGCATGCCGCCCGCGCCGCCGCTGCCGGACTGGAAGGCCTTCGAGACGCAGCTGCACGCGGTGCGCGAACACGGCATGAGCCGCTCCGACGGCGAGATCGTGCCTGGGGTGAGCGCGATGTCGGCGCCGGTGTTCGACCACACGGGCGCGATCGCGCTGGCGATCACGGCGATCGGGACCACGGCGGTCTTCGATACCAGCTGGGAGGGGCCGGTCGCGCAGGCGCTGAAGCGCTGCGCCGGCGAGGTCTCGCAGCGGTTGGGCGCGGCGCGGCGCTGA
- a CDS encoding DUF1501 domain-containing protein: MHLIDPQAHTRRAFLRRSGQLAIAGSALPFALNLAAIGEAAAQAAPGDDYKALVCVFLFGGNDYANTVVTYDDPSYNAYSAIRGGAAGQAAGGVALAKADLAPTLLSPSTPLAEGRQYALHPAMTALAGLFNTDGRMAVQLNVGPLVVPLTRAQFNNSNKKLYPQPPKLFSHNDQQSTWQSSSPEGSTVGWGGNIGDLVLTQNSNALFTCMSVAGNAVFLSGDAALQYQVSTGGAVRIGSVTGGNVYGSSSVKAAMAQLVQQARGHALENEYNRITKRAVDAEGSITSAIGAAYAAGTFPDTGLGRQLAMVARLIRGRATLGTRRQVFFVSMGGFDLHDNLIANQPGLMKQLSDALAAFYRETVALGLADKVTAFTASDFGRTLASNGDGSDHGWGGHHFVVGGAVKGKQIYGTPQVVSINNDSKLPGYEGHVGQGRLIPSTSVDQYGATLASWFGVPAGSLENILPNLRNFGGNVNGINYPKNIGFMV; the protein is encoded by the coding sequence ATGCACCTGATCGATCCCCAGGCCCATACCCGCCGCGCCTTCCTGCGCCGCTCGGGCCAGCTCGCCATCGCCGGCAGCGCGCTGCCCTTCGCGCTCAACCTCGCCGCCATCGGCGAGGCGGCCGCGCAGGCGGCCCCCGGCGACGACTACAAGGCGCTGGTGTGCGTCTTCCTGTTCGGCGGCAACGACTACGCCAACACCGTCGTCACCTACGACGACCCCAGCTACAACGCCTACAGCGCGATCCGCGGCGGCGCCGCCGGCCAGGCCGCCGGTGGCGTCGCGCTGGCCAAGGCCGATCTCGCGCCGACGCTGCTCAGCCCGAGCACGCCCCTGGCCGAGGGGCGGCAGTATGCGCTGCACCCGGCCATGACCGCGCTGGCAGGCCTCTTCAACACCGACGGCAGGATGGCGGTGCAGCTCAACGTGGGCCCGCTGGTCGTGCCGCTCACGCGCGCCCAGTTCAACAACAGCAACAAGAAGCTCTACCCGCAGCCGCCGAAGCTGTTCTCGCACAACGACCAGCAATCGACGTGGCAGTCCTCCTCGCCCGAGGGCTCGACCGTGGGCTGGGGCGGCAACATCGGCGACCTGGTGCTCACGCAGAACAGCAACGCGCTGTTCACCTGCATGTCGGTCGCGGGCAACGCGGTGTTCCTCTCGGGCGACGCGGCGCTGCAGTACCAGGTCAGCACAGGCGGCGCGGTCAGGATCGGCAGCGTGACGGGTGGCAACGTGTACGGCTCGAGCTCGGTCAAGGCCGCGATGGCGCAGCTCGTGCAGCAGGCGCGCGGCCATGCGCTGGAGAACGAATACAACAGGATCACGAAGCGCGCGGTCGACGCCGAAGGCAGCATCACCTCGGCCATCGGCGCCGCCTACGCGGCGGGCACCTTCCCGGACACCGGGCTCGGCCGGCAGCTCGCGATGGTCGCGCGCCTCATCCGCGGCCGCGCCACGCTGGGCACCCGGCGGCAGGTGTTCTTCGTCTCGATGGGCGGCTTCGACCTGCACGACAACCTGATCGCCAACCAGCCCGGCTTGATGAAGCAGCTGAGCGACGCCCTGGCGGCCTTCTACCGCGAGACGGTCGCGCTCGGCCTGGCCGACAAGGTCACGGCTTTCACGGCCTCCGATTTCGGCCGGACCCTGGCCTCCAACGGCGACGGCTCGGACCATGGCTGGGGTGGCCACCATTTCGTCGTCGGCGGTGCCGTGAAGGGCAAGCAGATCTATGGCACGCCGCAGGTCGTCAGCATCAACAACGACTCGAAGCTGCCGGGCTACGAGGGCCATGTGGGGCAGGGGCGGCTGATCCCCTCGACCTCGGTCGACCAGTACGGTGCCACGCTGGCGAGCTGGTTCGGCGTGCCCGCCGGCAGCCTGGAGAACATCCTGCCGAATCTCAGGAACTTCGGCGGGAACGTGAACGGGATCAATTACCCGAAGAACATCGGGTTCATGGTTTGA
- the hmgA gene encoding homogentisate 1,2-dioxygenase, producing the protein MSNESAAERRYQGGFGNEYASEAVAGALPQGRNSPQRAPFDLYPELISGTAFTAPRHENRRSWLYRRQPSVVSGRYEAYAQPTWQTGPDRGIALAPEPMRWHPLPFTGAEADFVDGMHTVAANGDAEAQCGVAAHVYLASKSMQRRAFVNADGELLVVPQQGRLVITTEMGVLDLKPGEIALLPRGVVFKVALPDSEAGAGPSRGYVCENYGAQFRLPELGPIGSNGLANARDFQAPVAAFESEAGAYELVKKSAGRLWRAPMAHSPFNVVAWHGNLAPVKYDTAHFMTIGSISFDHPDPSIFTVLTSPSDTPGTANCDFVIFPPRWLVAEDTFRPPWYHRNLMSEFMGLVYGEYDAKPGGFKPGGASLHNAMVPHGPDEEAFEKASGADLQPQKLDNTLAFMFESRYRFIPTAWALQSPALDNDYADCWAGLQDRFKP; encoded by the coding sequence ATGAGCAACGAATCCGCCGCCGAGCGCCGCTACCAAGGCGGCTTCGGCAACGAGTACGCGAGCGAGGCCGTCGCCGGCGCCTTGCCGCAGGGCCGCAACAGCCCGCAGCGCGCGCCCTTCGACCTGTACCCCGAGCTGATCTCGGGCACCGCCTTCACCGCGCCGCGCCACGAGAACCGGCGCAGCTGGCTGTATCGTCGCCAGCCCTCGGTGGTTTCGGGCCGCTACGAGGCCTATGCGCAGCCCACCTGGCAGACCGGCCCCGACCGCGGCATCGCGCTGGCGCCCGAGCCCATGCGCTGGCACCCGCTGCCCTTCACGGGCGCCGAGGCCGACTTCGTCGACGGCATGCACACCGTGGCTGCCAATGGCGACGCCGAGGCGCAGTGCGGCGTGGCGGCGCATGTCTATCTTGCGAGCAAGTCGATGCAGCGCCGCGCCTTCGTCAATGCCGACGGCGAGCTGCTGGTCGTGCCGCAGCAGGGCCGGTTGGTGATCACCACCGAGATGGGCGTGCTCGACCTCAAGCCCGGTGAGATCGCGCTGCTGCCGCGCGGCGTGGTGTTCAAGGTCGCGCTGCCCGATTCGGAAGCTGGCGCGGGCCCCTCGCGCGGCTACGTCTGCGAGAACTACGGCGCGCAGTTCCGCCTGCCGGAGCTGGGGCCGATCGGTTCCAACGGCCTGGCGAACGCGCGCGACTTCCAGGCTCCCGTGGCGGCCTTCGAGAGCGAGGCCGGGGCCTACGAGCTCGTCAAGAAATCCGCCGGCCGCCTGTGGCGCGCGCCGATGGCGCACTCGCCCTTCAACGTGGTCGCCTGGCACGGCAACCTTGCGCCGGTGAAGTACGACACGGCCCACTTCATGACCATCGGCTCGATCAGCTTCGATCATCCGGACCCGTCGATCTTCACCGTGCTGACCTCGCCCTCGGACACGCCCGGCACCGCCAACTGCGACTTCGTGATCTTCCCGCCGCGCTGGCTGGTGGCGGAAGACACCTTCCGCCCGCCCTGGTACCACCGCAACCTGATGAGCGAGTTCATGGGCCTGGTCTACGGCGAGTACGACGCCAAGCCGGGCGGCTTCAAGCCCGGCGGCGCCAGCCTGCACAACGCGATGGTGCCGCACGGACCTGACGAGGAGGCCTTCGAGAAAGCCAGCGGCGCCGACCTCCAGCCGCAGAAGCTGGACAACACCCTCGCCTTCATGTTCGAGAGCCGCTACCGCTTCATCCCCACCGCCTGGGCCCTCCAGAGCCCGGCGCTCGACAACGACTACGCCGACTGCTGGGCCGGCCTGCAGGACCGATTCAAGCCATGA
- the fahA gene encoding fumarylacetoacetase, which yields MTTLNATHDPQLRSWVASANQAACDFPIQNLPYGRFRPAGSGEAFRIGVAIGDQVLDLKATGLIHTDDMNVLMAKSPADRQTLRAAISAGLAEGSAQAGEWARALLAQSAVEMAVPCRIGDYTDFYTGIHHARTVGSLFRPDAPLLPNYQWVPIGYHGRASSICVSGQRFKRPQGQTKAPDAAAPTFGPSKRLDYELELGFLVAQGNALGEPIAIADAEAHLFGVTLLNDWSARDIQAWEYQPLGPFLSKNFATTLSPWIVTVEALAPFRAPFERPAGDPQPLAYLDAPANRAAGALDIVLEAWLQTAGMREAGEAPVRLTRGNAREAAYWTPAQLVTHHTVNGCNLQAGDLLGSGTLSGTKPDEAGSLLELTLGGKQPIQLPNGERRSFLEDGDTLTLRGWCERDGAVRIGLGEVSATVEPAGA from the coding sequence ATGACCACACTGAACGCCACCCACGACCCCCAGCTGCGCAGCTGGGTCGCATCCGCCAACCAGGCTGCTTGCGATTTTCCGATCCAGAACCTGCCCTACGGCCGCTTCCGGCCCGCCGGCAGCGGCGAGGCCTTCCGCATCGGCGTCGCCATCGGCGACCAGGTGCTCGACCTGAAGGCCACCGGGCTCATCCACACCGACGACATGAACGTGCTGATGGCCAAGAGCCCGGCCGACCGCCAAACCTTGCGCGCCGCCATTTCCGCCGGGCTGGCCGAAGGCAGCGCGCAGGCCGGCGAGTGGGCCAGGGCCCTGCTGGCCCAGTCGGCCGTCGAGATGGCGGTGCCCTGCCGCATCGGCGACTACACCGACTTCTACACCGGCATCCACCACGCCCGCACCGTGGGCAGCCTGTTCCGCCCCGACGCGCCGCTCCTGCCCAACTACCAGTGGGTTCCCATCGGCTACCACGGCCGCGCCTCCTCGATCTGCGTGAGCGGCCAACGCTTCAAGCGCCCCCAGGGCCAGACCAAGGCGCCCGATGCCGCTGCCCCGACCTTCGGGCCCTCGAAACGTCTCGACTACGAGCTCGAGCTCGGCTTCCTGGTCGCCCAGGGGAACGCGCTGGGCGAACCCATCGCCATCGCGGATGCCGAGGCGCACCTCTTCGGCGTCACCTTGCTCAACGACTGGTCGGCACGCGACATACAGGCTTGGGAGTACCAGCCGCTGGGCCCATTCCTGTCCAAGAACTTCGCCACCACCTTGTCGCCCTGGATCGTCACCGTGGAGGCGCTCGCCCCCTTCCGCGCGCCCTTCGAGCGCCCGGCCGGCGATCCGCAGCCCCTGGCGTACCTGGATGCGCCCGCCAATCGCGCCGCGGGCGCGCTCGACATCGTGCTGGAAGCCTGGCTGCAGACCGCCGGCATGCGCGAAGCCGGCGAGGCGCCCGTGCGCCTCACGCGCGGCAACGCCCGCGAGGCCGCCTACTGGACGCCGGCGCAGCTGGTCACGCACCACACGGTGAATGGCTGCAACCTGCAGGCCGGCGACCTGCTGGGCTCGGGGACGCTCTCGGGAACGAAGCCCGACGAAGCCGGCTCGCTGCTGGAGCTCACACTCGGCGGCAAGCAACCCATCCAGCTCCCCAACGGTGAGCGTCGCAGCTTCCTCGAAGACGGTGACACCCTGACCCTGCGGGGCTGGTGCGAGCGCGACGGCGCGGTGCGCATCGGGCTGGGCGAGGTCAGCGCGACGGTCGAGCCGGCGGGCGCTTGA
- a CDS encoding FAD-dependent oxidoreductase, which yields MDATAPVDYQSLRFDYRRHSDQDAATPARHPVVVVGAGPVGLALAIDLAQQQVPVVLLDNDCTLSTGSRAICFAKRTLEIFDRLGCGERMVAKGVSWNVGKVFFRDEQVYRFDLLPETGHERPAFINLQQYYVEGYLAERAAELPLVDLRWNNKVVGIDNGADGVLLQVETPEGSYRLAADYVAACDGSRSNLRQLLGQEAKGRVFRDRFLIADISMDADLPTERRFWFDPPFHPNQSVLLHKQADGMWRVDFQLGWDADPVEERKHERIIPRVRALLDSIGFERVQFSIGWASVYTFACQRMERFRHGRVLFAGDSAHGVSPFGARGANSGVQDADNLAWKLAAVVKREASDPLLDSYGSEREYAADENIRNSTRATDFITPKSEVSRLFRDAVLELSKTQPFARALVNSGRLSVPTTLHGSPLNTPDVDTFEGTMVPGAPAADAPIVRADGSAGWLLRALPGCFTALVFGEGEAAERSLAAIAEADRPLHVVRVAACGEGELAAQRYDARPGTVYLLRPDQHVCARWRAPGAQALREACDRALAKGTRSPA from the coding sequence GTGGACGCAACCGCTCCCGTCGATTACCAGTCGCTGCGCTTCGACTACCGCCGCCATTCCGACCAGGACGCCGCCACGCCCGCGCGCCATCCGGTGGTGGTGGTCGGCGCCGGCCCTGTGGGCCTCGCGCTCGCCATCGACCTCGCCCAGCAGCAGGTGCCGGTCGTCCTGCTGGACAACGACTGCACCCTCTCGACCGGCTCGCGCGCCATCTGCTTCGCCAAGCGCACGCTCGAAATCTTCGATCGCCTGGGCTGCGGCGAGCGCATGGTGGCCAAGGGCGTGTCGTGGAATGTCGGCAAGGTCTTCTTCAGGGATGAGCAGGTCTACCGCTTCGACCTGCTGCCCGAGACCGGCCATGAGCGGCCCGCCTTCATCAACCTCCAGCAGTACTACGTCGAGGGCTACCTCGCGGAGCGGGCCGCCGAGCTGCCGCTGGTGGACCTGCGCTGGAACAACAAGGTGGTGGGCATCGACAACGGCGCCGACGGCGTGCTGCTGCAGGTCGAGACGCCAGAGGGCAGCTACCGGCTCGCCGCCGACTACGTCGCGGCCTGCGACGGCTCGCGCTCCAACCTGCGCCAGCTGCTGGGCCAGGAGGCGAAGGGCCGCGTGTTCCGCGACCGCTTCCTGATCGCCGACATCAGCATGGACGCCGACCTGCCGACGGAGCGCCGCTTCTGGTTCGACCCGCCCTTCCATCCCAACCAGAGCGTGCTGCTGCACAAGCAGGCCGACGGCATGTGGCGCGTCGACTTCCAGCTTGGCTGGGACGCCGACCCGGTGGAGGAGCGCAAGCACGAGCGCATCATCCCGCGGGTGCGTGCGCTGCTCGACAGCATCGGCTTCGAGCGTGTCCAGTTCAGCATCGGCTGGGCCAGCGTCTACACCTTCGCCTGCCAGCGCATGGAGCGCTTCCGCCACGGCCGCGTGCTGTTCGCCGGCGACTCGGCGCACGGCGTCTCGCCCTTCGGCGCGCGCGGCGCCAACTCCGGCGTGCAGGATGCCGACAACCTCGCCTGGAAGCTCGCTGCCGTCGTGAAGCGCGAGGCCTCCGACCCGCTGCTCGACAGCTACGGCAGCGAGCGCGAGTACGCCGCCGACGAGAACATCCGCAACTCCACCCGCGCCACCGACTTCATCACGCCCAAGAGCGAAGTCAGCCGCCTGTTCCGCGATGCGGTGCTCGAGCTGTCGAAGACCCAGCCCTTCGCCCGCGCCCTGGTCAACAGCGGCCGGCTCTCGGTCCCGACGACCCTGCACGGCTCGCCGCTCAACACGCCCGACGTGGATACCTTCGAAGGCACGATGGTGCCCGGCGCGCCGGCTGCCGACGCGCCCATCGTGCGTGCCGACGGCAGCGCCGGCTGGCTGCTGCGCGCGCTACCCGGCTGCTTCACCGCACTGGTCTTCGGCGAAGGCGAGGCGGCGGAGCGCAGCCTTGCGGCCATCGCCGAGGCCGACCGGCCGTTGCACGTCGTGCGCGTGGCCGCTTGCGGGGAGGGCGAGCTCGCCGCGCAGCGCTACGACGCGCGGCCGGGCACTGTCTACCTGCTGCGGCCCGACCAGCATGTCTGCGCCCGCTGGCGCGCGCCCGGCGCGCAGGCGTTGCGCGAGGCCTGCGACCGGGCCCTGGCCAAGGGCACGAGGAGCCCCGCATGA
- a CDS encoding YiiD C-terminal domain-containing protein, which produces MSPRELEAYLHAHIPLSKAMQVSVLTADDSAVLLAAPLAPNINHRETVFGGSASAVAILAAWSLLHTRLQRAGIASRLVIQRNRMDYGLPITGDFTARSFIPEEAQTWPAFLRMLTRKGRGRIAVAAVLEQDGREVGRLEGEFVALGALAA; this is translated from the coding sequence GTGAGCCCCCGCGAGCTCGAGGCCTATCTGCACGCACACATCCCGCTGTCGAAGGCCATGCAGGTGAGCGTGCTGACGGCCGACGATTCGGCCGTGCTGCTCGCGGCACCGCTGGCGCCCAACATCAACCACCGCGAGACAGTGTTCGGCGGCAGCGCCTCGGCAGTAGCCATCCTCGCCGCGTGGTCGCTGCTGCACACCCGGCTTCAGCGTGCCGGCATCGCGAGCCGGCTGGTGATCCAGCGCAACCGCATGGACTATGGGCTGCCCATCACCGGGGACTTCACGGCGCGATCCTTCATACCCGAAGAGGCCCAGACCTGGCCGGCCTTTCTGCGCATGCTGACGCGCAAGGGTCGGGGGCGCATCGCGGTCGCAGCGGTGCTGGAGCAGGACGGCCGCGAAGTCGGCCGACTCGAAGGCGAATTCGTGGCGCTGGGCGCCCTGGCGGCCTGA